The Gymnodinialimonas sp. 57CJ19 genome includes a window with the following:
- a CDS encoding aldehyde dehydrogenase family protein: MTTATIFETMDYGPAPESSAEALAWLEARGGIAGHFINGTWGPLRDDFASNNPATGQKLAGVTKGTADEVAQAVKAARKAQPAWAKDAGKRARVLYAIARLMQKHSRLLATMETLDNGKPIRESRDIDVPLATRHFYYHAGLAQLLPTEMPDHSALGVCGQIIPWNFPLLMLAWKIAPALAAGNTVVLKPAEYTSLSAMVFAEICQEAGVPPGVVNIITGDGETGAALVAADVDKIAFTGSTEVGRRIREQTAGSGKHLTLELGGKSPYIVFDDADIDSAIEGLVDAIWFNQGQVCCAGSRLLVQENIADDFHKRLKARMAKLRMGDPMDKCIDVGAIVDPVQHDTITRLVAASDGDIHHAPIDTPETGCFYPPTLITGLHTASPLMQEEIFGPVLVSTTFRTPVEALEVANNTRYGLAATLWTENVNLALDIAPKLVAGVVWVNATNLFDAAAPFGGVRESGFGREGGWEGLGAYLKSDAKTTPAKALTPPKAPATPAVADLDRTAKMYIGGKQARPDSGYSQAHYSRKGTLLGHTGRGSRKDIRNAVEAARGAAKWGKSSGHLRAQILYFLAENLSARSEEFATRIADSLGTPQGKAATEVDQAISTLFTAAAWADKFDGTAKGVPLRGVALAMKEPVGIIGALAPDDAPLLASTTLLAGALAMGNRIVLAPSQAAPLVVTDLYQVLDTSDVPAGVVNIVTGPHADLAPTLASHMEIDSLWAFSPHTDPVALQAASASNLKRTWTNNSGNPDWTSPNLRPFLEAATETKTIWIPYGE, translated from the coding sequence ATGACCACCGCCACTATTTTCGAGACCATGGACTACGGCCCCGCCCCCGAGAGCAGCGCCGAAGCGCTTGCCTGGCTAGAGGCCCGAGGCGGCATCGCGGGCCATTTCATCAACGGCACATGGGGGCCGTTGCGCGATGATTTCGCCTCCAACAACCCGGCTACGGGGCAGAAGTTGGCGGGCGTGACCAAGGGCACTGCAGACGAGGTGGCACAAGCCGTCAAAGCCGCCCGCAAGGCGCAACCCGCTTGGGCCAAGGATGCCGGGAAACGGGCGCGTGTGCTCTATGCCATTGCGCGGTTGATGCAGAAGCATTCCCGCCTGTTGGCCACGATGGAGACCCTCGACAACGGCAAGCCGATCCGCGAAAGCCGCGACATCGACGTGCCTTTGGCCACACGACATTTCTACTACCACGCGGGCCTGGCCCAACTGTTGCCGACCGAAATGCCCGATCACAGCGCCCTTGGGGTCTGCGGCCAGATTATCCCATGGAACTTCCCCCTGTTGATGCTGGCCTGGAAGATCGCGCCCGCCCTGGCGGCTGGCAACACCGTGGTGCTGAAACCGGCGGAATATACCTCGCTTTCCGCTATGGTCTTCGCCGAGATCTGCCAGGAGGCCGGCGTGCCGCCCGGCGTGGTAAACATCATCACCGGCGATGGCGAAACCGGCGCGGCCCTGGTGGCGGCAGACGTCGATAAAATCGCCTTCACCGGGTCAACGGAAGTGGGCCGTCGCATCCGGGAGCAGACAGCGGGAAGCGGCAAGCATCTGACCTTGGAGTTGGGCGGAAAGTCACCCTACATCGTGTTCGACGACGCCGATATCGACAGCGCCATCGAAGGCTTGGTGGATGCGATCTGGTTCAACCAGGGTCAGGTCTGCTGCGCCGGATCGCGCCTGTTGGTGCAGGAAAACATCGCCGACGATTTCCACAAACGCCTGAAGGCGCGTATGGCCAAGCTGCGCATGGGCGATCCGATGGACAAATGCATCGACGTGGGCGCCATTGTGGACCCGGTGCAGCACGACACGATCACGCGCTTGGTCGCGGCCTCCGACGGGGATATCCACCACGCCCCCATCGACACGCCCGAAACGGGCTGCTTCTACCCGCCGACGCTGATCACGGGGCTGCACACGGCCTCCCCGCTGATGCAGGAGGAAATCTTTGGGCCGGTGCTGGTCTCCACCACGTTCCGCACCCCGGTTGAAGCCCTCGAAGTCGCCAACAACACCCGCTACGGGCTGGCCGCGACGCTTTGGACCGAGAACGTGAACCTCGCCCTCGATATCGCGCCCAAGCTGGTGGCCGGCGTAGTCTGGGTGAACGCCACGAACCTGTTCGACGCAGCCGCCCCCTTCGGCGGCGTGCGCGAAAGCGGTTTTGGACGCGAAGGCGGATGGGAAGGACTGGGCGCCTACCTGAAATCGGACGCGAAAACCACGCCCGCCAAGGCGCTTACCCCGCCCAAAGCGCCCGCAACACCCGCCGTCGCAGACCTCGACCGGACCGCGAAAATGTACATCGGCGGCAAGCAAGCGCGGCCCGATAGCGGCTATAGCCAGGCGCATTATTCGCGCAAAGGCACGCTTCTGGGACACACGGGCCGTGGCAGCCGCAAAGATATCCGCAACGCGGTCGAGGCCGCCCGTGGCGCCGCAAAATGGGGCAAAAGCTCTGGTCACCTGAGGGCGCAAATCCTCTACTTCCTCGCCGAAAACCTCTCGGCTCGGTCCGAGGAATTCGCCACCCGCATCGCCGATTCCCTCGGCACGCCCCAAGGCAAAGCGGCAACCGAGGTGGACCAGGCGATCTCTACGCTCTTCACCGCCGCCGCTTGGGCCGACAAATTCGACGGCACCGCCAAAGGCGTGCCCCTTCGGGGCGTGGCGCTTGCGATGAAAGAACCGGTCGGCATCATCGGCGCTCTCGCGCCCGACGACGCGCCCCTCCTCGCGTCTACGACGCTCCTCGCAGGCGCTCTGGCGATGGGCAACCGCATCGTTCTGGCCCCGTCTCAGGCCGCCCCTCTGGTCGTCACAGACCTCTACCAGGTGCTCGACACATCAGACGTGCCCGCAGGCGTGGTGAATATCGTGACCGGCCCCCACGCCGATCTCGCGCCCACCCTCGCGAGCCATATGGAGATCGACAGCCTCTGGGCCTTCTCCCCCCATACCGATCCCGTTGCCCTCCAAGCGGCTTCCGCCAGCAACCTCAAACGCACCTGGACCAATAACTCCGGCAACCCCGATTGGACCTCCCCCAACCTGCGCCCCTTTCTCGAGGCCGCCACGGAAACCAAAACAATCTGGATTCCCTACGGCGAATGA
- the deoC gene encoding deoxyribose-phosphate aldolase, with amino-acid sequence MPMTQTTTIEAATAQRDQLPQVHLPRNEGMELDMDWVARVQANTSAIERRAATLPGRRSVKKAYQAAWLAKAVTLIDLTTLSGDDTAGRVRRLCAKARQPVRADILDALGLPAITTGAVCVYHDMIEVAVEALEGTGIPVAAVSTGFPAGLSPFHLRVAEIEESVKAGAKEIDIVISRRHVLTGNWQALYDEMKAFRAACGEAHVKAILATGELGTLRNVARASLICMMAGADFIKTSTGKESVNATLPVSLTMIRAIREYEARTGFKVGYKPAGGISKAKDSLVYLSLMKEELGDRWLQPDLFRFGASSLLGDIERQLEHHVTGAYSAGYRHGIG; translated from the coding sequence ATGCCCATGACTCAAACCACCACGATTGAAGCTGCCACCGCGCAGCGCGACCAGCTGCCTCAGGTGCATCTTCCCCGCAATGAGGGGATGGAATTGGATATGGATTGGGTCGCGCGCGTGCAGGCCAATACCTCGGCCATTGAACGGCGCGCGGCAACCTTGCCCGGGCGGCGGTCGGTCAAGAAGGCCTATCAAGCGGCATGGCTGGCCAAGGCGGTGACGCTGATTGATCTGACAACCCTGTCGGGCGACGACACGGCAGGCCGCGTGCGGCGGTTGTGTGCCAAGGCGCGGCAGCCGGTGAGGGCCGATATTCTGGATGCGTTGGGGCTGCCTGCGATCACGACGGGCGCGGTTTGTGTTTACCACGATATGATAGAGGTCGCCGTCGAGGCGCTGGAGGGCACCGGCATCCCGGTTGCCGCCGTATCCACGGGTTTTCCGGCGGGTCTGTCGCCGTTTCATCTGCGCGTGGCGGAGATTGAGGAAAGCGTGAAGGCAGGCGCCAAGGAGATCGACATCGTCATATCGCGGCGCCACGTTTTGACCGGGAATTGGCAGGCGCTTTACGATGAGATGAAAGCGTTCCGCGCCGCGTGCGGGGAGGCCCACGTGAAGGCCATCCTTGCCACCGGAGAATTGGGGACCCTACGCAACGTCGCCCGCGCAAGCTTGATCTGCATGATGGCCGGCGCAGATTTCATCAAGACGTCCACCGGCAAGGAAAGCGTCAATGCGACCCTGCCGGTTTCGTTAACCATGATCCGGGCGATCCGAGAGTATGAGGCCCGCACCGGTTTCAAGGTGGGCTACAAGCCCGCAGGCGGGATCAGCAAGGCGAAGGACTCGTTGGTGTATCTATCGCTAATGAAAGAGGAATTGGGCGACCGTTGGTTGCAGCCCGACCTGTTCCGCTTTGGCGCCTCCTCGCTTCTGGGGGACATTGAGCGGCAGTTGGAACACCACGTCACGGGCGCTTATTCGGCGGGCTACAGGCACGGAATCGGCTGA